In Aristaeella hokkaidonensis, the following are encoded in one genomic region:
- a CDS encoding ABC transporter permease: MTLQSLKYRTLTPEGRKQTKEDFRIFFQLVDNDLKSRYSGSAFGIIWAYIQPLVTIMVFWYVYQVGFRNAPVDDVEFILWFIAAFIPWTFFSDGTVTAANVMYEYSYLVKKMRFKVWQLPFIKVFSSLRIHVFFVVFLTGMYMLYGHAPDWTWLNTLYYSFYICVLLVGNAFLTSSLTVFIKDASQLINIVMQIGFWLTPIFWSDTTMNPTVLRILKLNPMYYATTGYRYALINHTWFWQRSPLQTIYYWVAAAAILAIGSLVYRHLKEHFTDLL; encoded by the coding sequence ATGACATTACAGTCTCTTAAATACCGTACGTTGACGCCTGAAGGCAGAAAACAGACAAAGGAAGATTTCAGGATCTTTTTCCAACTGGTGGATAATGATCTGAAATCCCGGTACTCCGGCTCTGCCTTTGGCATTATCTGGGCATATATTCAGCCTTTGGTCACAATCATGGTTTTCTGGTATGTGTATCAGGTTGGATTCCGTAATGCACCGGTGGATGATGTGGAATTCATCCTGTGGTTTATTGCGGCATTTATTCCATGGACGTTCTTCAGTGACGGTACGGTTACTGCGGCAAATGTGATGTATGAATACTCATACCTTGTTAAAAAAATGCGTTTTAAGGTATGGCAGCTTCCGTTTATCAAGGTGTTTTCTTCACTGAGGATCCATGTGTTCTTTGTTGTATTCCTTACAGGCATGTATATGTTGTATGGACATGCGCCGGATTGGACCTGGTTAAATACGCTTTACTATTCCTTTTATATCTGTGTCCTGCTGGTAGGAAATGCTTTTCTTACTTCTTCATTGACGGTGTTTATCAAAGATGCAAGCCAACTGATTAATATTGTTATGCAGATTGGTTTCTGGCTGACTCCTATTTTCTGGTCGGATACCACGATGAATCCAACTGTTCTCCGAATTCTGAAGCTGAATCCGATGTATTATGCAACGACCGGATATCGATATGCCCTGATCAACCATACCTGGTTCTGGCAGAGATCACCGCTTCAGACGATTTACTATTGGGTGGCGGCAGCTGCGATCCTTGCGATTGGATCTTTGGTATACCGCCATCTGAAAGAACATTTTACCGATCTGCTATAA
- a CDS encoding ABC transporter ATP-binding protein — MNECVLDVRNIVKKYKLYNSEKERLKEAFHPFHKSFHKDFYALKGISFKVNKGEKVGIIGSNGAGKSTILKILTGVLNPTEGEVVTEGRIAALLELGAGFNMDYTGLENIRLNGTLMGCSEEEMEIKTQKIVEFADIGDFISQPVKTYSSGMFVRLAFATQIFSDPDILIVDEALSVGDIRFQQKCYRAMDELMENKTVLLVTHDTAAVTRFCQRVIWLNHGELVYDGEVTEGLRRYKEFLINQAIEETNDSEYQSFGETLEQKREEIRLNLPPVPEGISKNGNGKAVITHCALMNDDHELLEFVEPGTWVNVVSRIEFHEHTARPLYGFTLFDRLGNVVVSLNSETIDVQLPPQDGQVEYTFRFRMPDLNHGEYTMSVAVANGFQTDHVQLCWLDDVLTFRVMQREYDLPGFLYLDHGEVSITTLKS; from the coding sequence ATGAACGAGTGCGTGCTGGATGTACGGAATATTGTAAAAAAATACAAACTGTATAATTCAGAAAAAGAAAGGCTGAAGGAAGCGTTTCATCCTTTTCATAAGAGTTTTCATAAAGATTTCTATGCTTTGAAAGGGATCAGTTTTAAGGTTAACAAAGGGGAAAAAGTTGGCATCATCGGATCCAACGGTGCGGGCAAGAGTACGATTCTTAAAATTCTGACCGGTGTGCTTAATCCCACGGAAGGTGAAGTTGTTACCGAAGGGCGGATCGCTGCGCTGCTCGAATTGGGCGCCGGATTCAATATGGATTATACTGGACTGGAAAACATCCGTCTCAATGGAACCCTGATGGGATGCAGCGAGGAAGAGATGGAAATCAAAACCCAGAAGATTGTTGAGTTTGCAGATATCGGGGACTTCATTTCTCAGCCGGTCAAAACATATTCCAGCGGTATGTTTGTTCGGCTTGCTTTTGCTACCCAGATTTTTTCAGATCCGGATATTTTGATTGTTGACGAAGCTCTCTCTGTGGGCGATATTCGTTTTCAACAGAAATGCTACCGGGCCATGGATGAATTGATGGAGAACAAGACAGTTTTGCTTGTAACTCACGATACAGCGGCGGTCACCCGGTTCTGTCAGCGTGTCATCTGGCTGAACCATGGCGAGCTTGTTTATGATGGTGAAGTCACGGAGGGCCTCCGGAGATATAAGGAATTTCTGATCAATCAAGCAATTGAGGAAACAAACGATTCAGAGTATCAATCCTTTGGTGAAACGCTGGAACAAAAACGAGAAGAGATCAGACTAAATCTGCCGCCTGTACCGGAAGGTATCAGCAAAAATGGAAACGGAAAAGCAGTAATTACGCATTGTGCTTTGATGAATGATGATCATGAACTGCTAGAGTTTGTTGAACCGGGGACGTGGGTGAATGTTGTTTCACGAATCGAATTCCATGAGCATACGGCACGACCTTTGTATGGCTTTACACTTTTCGATCGGTTGGGGAACGTTGTAGTCAGCCTGAACTCGGAAACAATCGACGTACAGTTGCCGCCTCAGGATGGGCAGGTGGAGTATACCTTCCGTTTCAGGATGCCGGATCTGAACCATGGTGAATACACTATGTCTGTAGCAGTGGCTAATGGTTTTCAAACAGATCATGTACAGCTGTGCTGGCTTGACGATGTACTGACATTTCGGGTGATGCAGCGGGAGTACGATCTTCCCGGTTTCCTATATCTTGATCACGGTGAAGTGAGCATTACAACACTGAAATCGTAA
- a CDS encoding glycosyltransferase family 2 protein, translating to MSISVIIPTLNAERHIASLLSSLAEQTIQPCEILIIDSSSSDNTLSIAKTYNNVQIITIQLSEFNHGGTRDLGMNHTKGDLVLFLTQDAVPASNTLIEDLIASLLNNPQIAAAYARQIPREDSSPREKLVRTYNYPEQSVVHSEEDIPRLGIKTFFCSNVCAVYRRDIYERLGGFEKDLLSNEDMMYAAKAIRSGYQIAYAAEACVVHSHDLAFREQYERNRIQGYEIARHQDLLKGVSSSREGIQMLMSVSVKLLKQGRLISVFGLLTDCAARYLGNRKGKKQFLKTQSSK from the coding sequence ATGTCCATATCTGTAATAATACCAACGTTAAACGCAGAGAGACATATTGCTTCTTTGTTATCATCACTGGCGGAACAGACGATCCAGCCCTGTGAGATTCTGATTATTGATTCGTCTTCTTCCGATAATACGCTGTCAATTGCGAAGACCTATAATAACGTCCAAATTATCACAATCCAATTGTCTGAATTTAATCATGGCGGCACACGGGATCTGGGGATGAACCATACGAAAGGAGATCTTGTTCTTTTTTTGACACAGGATGCTGTTCCAGCAAGCAATACACTGATTGAGGACCTGATTGCTTCACTTTTGAACAACCCGCAGATTGCCGCAGCATATGCCCGGCAGATACCGAGGGAGGATTCTTCTCCCCGAGAGAAACTGGTTCGGACTTACAACTATCCTGAACAGAGTGTAGTTCATTCAGAAGAAGATATACCGCGGCTGGGGATCAAGACGTTTTTCTGTTCCAATGTCTGTGCGGTATACCGCCGGGATATATATGAGCGGCTTGGCGGATTTGAAAAAGACCTTTTGTCCAATGAAGATATGATGTATGCAGCAAAAGCCATCAGAAGCGGTTATCAGATTGCGTATGCGGCAGAGGCCTGTGTTGTTCATTCGCATGATTTAGCGTTTAGGGAACAATATGAGCGAAACCGTATACAGGGATATGAAATAGCAAGGCATCAGGATCTTTTGAAAGGAGTATCTTCCTCACGGGAAGGAATACAGATGCTCATGTCAGTTTCTGTAAAACTCCTGAAACAGGGAAGACTGATAAGTGTTTTCGGTTTGCTGACAGATTGTGCTGCCAGATATCTGGGAAACAGAAAAGGAAAGAAACAATTTTTAAAAACGCAATCCAGTAAATAA
- a CDS encoding glycosyltransferase, producing the protein MRTEKTGKKCFVCGKENGFAKGNNCAHCGAGDNESAIAHLLVKYSGGEQAGISESTDQLKYRRILAIDASKALQDALVNCELFTSVSREDVKSVTGARDGLGFERILAFSDIDDNTAVLLNKLLTPDGIVIVSQAAASGEGFGNANGWQVNDQAYTVYHKKVDTKVDFSGERFIPGIEDQKLESEHLQRYLSTRNLVKGLDVLDIACGEGYGSALLAETAKSVIGMDIDQETVDRANEKYSKTNLVFQQGDAANIPLKDHSVDAIVSFETIEHIDETLQNQFLQEIDRVLKQDGLLIMSTPNKAVYSDRYHYFNEYHIHEFYHDEFQEFLKRYFSYVHIYQQSFQVVSLLSSCNSQTKEADWYGGAVDETEAKYYIAVASKKEIKLPGMASLFVQQSGENEANIQRIITLQNEETLRNIHIQELDSELEQRGKRIQTLQEEHAERDAHIKELDSELELRGERIRVLQEEHEERGAHIQRLDEELTEKGKLIRELQMEEEKRNEHIQKQDKEIEALTESYNTVSAERDYMEEQRNTLAKERDELKEYYQQLTKECEEQKQTIVNKEAHIQLLLESDRELQRIHHSRSWKLLTKWWKFRDFVVPPNSKRRLLLKLVKKFICHPIWCLKRVDIDHIKKFSAGIKSGSIASTSARLDNYLGGGTTTAERPDQFPLIEYERIEDVPHLHVPTSSHPTVSIVIPVYNQFAYTYTCLKSIAKNSGNVAYEVIIADDCSTDLTVHLKKAVTGVKIVRNKKNLRFLLNCNNAAKEAKGKYILFLNNDTQVMENWLQPLITLIESKDDIGMVGSKLIYPDGRLQEAGGIVWKDASAWNYGHLDDPTKPEYNYVKEADYISGAAIMIRADLWKQLGGFDERFAPAYFEDTDLAFMTRKAGFRVMFQPLSVVVHFEGISNGTDTNSGQKAYQIENQKKFYEKWKDVLEQEQDPNGQNVFKAKDRSQRKKHILVVDHYVPHYDKDAGGRCTYMYLQLFVKMGFKVTFIGDNFFRHEPYTTELNQMGIEVLYGNYYYANWQNWLKENGKAFDYIYLQRPHISIKYIDLVKQYSDAKVIYFAHDLHHIREKREYEITGDPKLLQSAEEWKKTEYKLFGDADVGHVVGSYEQGIMQEAFPDKPIRNIPLYLYEKLPENIGKDFSKRKDLLYVGGFNHHPNVDAVVWFAHEVFPKVLEKYPDMIWHLVGGHLTKEVEELASDHIIIHGFISDEELENMYRTCRMAVVPLRYGAGVKGKVIEANYYQIPLVTTPIGAEGISLEENSMVIEEDADRMAEMICSLYDNQAKLKELSDNCEKLIRNHYMLDEAERIIRMDFQP; encoded by the coding sequence ATGCGTACGGAGAAAACAGGAAAGAAATGCTTTGTTTGCGGTAAAGAGAATGGATTTGCCAAAGGAAATAATTGTGCGCATTGTGGAGCAGGGGACAATGAATCTGCCATTGCGCATCTTCTGGTAAAGTATTCCGGCGGAGAGCAGGCGGGGATTTCTGAAAGCACAGATCAATTGAAATACAGAAGAATCCTGGCAATTGACGCGTCAAAGGCTCTGCAGGATGCTTTAGTAAACTGCGAACTTTTTACTTCTGTTTCCCGAGAGGACGTGAAAAGCGTAACAGGAGCCAGAGATGGTCTTGGCTTTGAACGAATTCTTGCTTTCAGTGATATTGACGATAATACTGCAGTATTGCTCAATAAACTGCTTACCCCGGATGGAATTGTAATTGTCAGTCAGGCCGCTGCTTCAGGAGAGGGCTTTGGCAATGCAAATGGGTGGCAGGTAAATGATCAGGCATATACTGTGTATCATAAGAAAGTGGATACCAAGGTTGATTTCAGTGGGGAGCGTTTTATACCGGGCATTGAAGATCAGAAGCTGGAATCTGAACATCTTCAGCGCTATCTGAGTACACGGAACCTGGTCAAGGGACTGGATGTACTGGACATTGCCTGCGGAGAAGGATATGGATCTGCGCTGCTGGCAGAAACAGCCAAGAGTGTTATTGGTATGGATATTGATCAGGAAACGGTTGATCGTGCCAATGAAAAATACAGTAAAACAAATCTGGTCTTTCAGCAGGGAGATGCGGCAAACATTCCCCTGAAGGATCACAGTGTTGATGCGATTGTTTCTTTTGAAACGATTGAACATATTGATGAGACATTGCAGAACCAGTTCCTGCAGGAGATTGACCGGGTATTGAAACAGGACGGCCTGCTGATTATGTCTACTCCCAATAAGGCTGTTTATTCAGACCGGTATCATTATTTTAATGAATACCATATTCATGAGTTTTATCATGATGAATTCCAGGAGTTTCTGAAACGGTATTTTTCTTATGTACACATTTATCAACAGTCTTTCCAGGTTGTATCTCTCCTGAGCTCCTGCAACAGCCAGACCAAAGAAGCAGACTGGTACGGAGGCGCTGTTGATGAAACAGAGGCAAAGTACTATATTGCTGTTGCGTCAAAGAAAGAAATCAAGCTTCCCGGCATGGCTTCTTTGTTTGTCCAGCAATCCGGAGAAAATGAAGCCAATATTCAGCGAATCATAACTTTGCAGAATGAGGAGACGCTTCGGAATATACATATTCAGGAGCTTGACAGTGAACTGGAACAACGCGGGAAACGTATTCAGACTCTACAGGAAGAGCATGCGGAACGAGATGCGCACATCAAGGAGCTTGACAGTGAACTGGAGCTGCGAGGAGAGCGCATCCGGGTTTTGCAGGAAGAGCATGAAGAACGGGGGGCTCATATTCAGCGGTTGGATGAGGAATTAACCGAAAAAGGGAAACTGATACGGGAGCTACAGATGGAAGAAGAAAAACGCAATGAGCACATTCAGAAGCAGGATAAAGAAATAGAGGCATTAACTGAATCATATAACACAGTGTCAGCTGAACGTGATTACATGGAAGAACAGCGGAATACACTTGCCAAGGAACGGGATGAGCTGAAGGAATATTATCAGCAATTGACAAAAGAATGTGAAGAACAGAAGCAGACGATTGTAAACAAAGAAGCACATATTCAGCTGCTTCTTGAGAGTGATCGGGAACTTCAGAGAATTCACCATTCCCGCTCGTGGAAACTGCTCACGAAATGGTGGAAATTCCGGGATTTCGTTGTGCCTCCGAACAGCAAAAGACGCCTACTGCTGAAGCTTGTCAAGAAGTTTATCTGCCATCCAATCTGGTGTCTGAAACGGGTAGATATAGATCATATCAAAAAGTTTTCAGCAGGCATAAAGAGCGGCAGTATAGCTTCCACAAGTGCGCGTCTTGATAATTATCTTGGCGGAGGGACAACAACCGCAGAGCGTCCGGATCAGTTCCCGCTGATTGAATATGAACGGATAGAAGATGTTCCGCATCTTCATGTGCCGACTTCATCGCATCCGACAGTTTCTATTGTTATTCCTGTTTACAACCAGTTTGCCTATACTTATACCTGCTTAAAATCAATAGCAAAAAACAGCGGCAATGTTGCCTATGAAGTGATTATTGCAGATGATTGCTCCACGGATCTTACTGTTCATCTGAAAAAGGCAGTTACCGGTGTCAAAATTGTCAGGAATAAAAAGAATCTTCGTTTCCTGCTGAACTGCAACAATGCTGCCAAAGAAGCCAAGGGTAAATATATTCTTTTCCTGAATAATGACACCCAGGTTATGGAAAACTGGCTGCAGCCACTGATCACATTAATTGAATCCAAAGATGATATCGGTATGGTCGGCAGCAAACTCATTTATCCGGACGGACGTCTGCAGGAAGCCGGCGGAATTGTCTGGAAAGATGCTAGCGCGTGGAATTATGGACATCTGGACGATCCTACCAAACCGGAGTATAATTACGTCAAAGAAGCAGATTATATTTCAGGTGCGGCCATCATGATCCGGGCAGATTTATGGAAGCAGCTTGGCGGTTTTGATGAACGGTTCGCACCGGCATATTTTGAAGATACCGATCTGGCCTTCATGACTCGCAAAGCCGGATTCAGGGTAATGTTCCAGCCTCTGTCTGTTGTTGTTCATTTTGAAGGCATTTCAAATGGAACAGATACCAACTCCGGGCAGAAGGCTTATCAGATAGAAAACCAGAAAAAATTCTATGAAAAGTGGAAAGATGTTCTTGAGCAGGAACAGGATCCCAATGGACAGAATGTATTCAAGGCCAAAGATCGCAGCCAGCGAAAAAAACATATTCTGGTAGTGGATCACTATGTACCGCATTATGACAAGGATGCCGGCGGCAGGTGTACTTATATGTATTTGCAGCTGTTTGTGAAGATGGGCTTCAAAGTAACATTTATAGGGGATAATTTCTTCCGTCATGAGCCTTATACGACGGAACTGAATCAGATGGGCATCGAAGTTCTGTATGGCAATTACTATTATGCCAATTGGCAGAACTGGCTGAAAGAAAACGGGAAAGCGTTCGATTATATCTATCTGCAGAGGCCTCATATTTCCATTAAGTATATTGATCTGGTGAAGCAGTATTCTGATGCGAAAGTGATCTATTTTGCACATGATCTGCATCATATTCGCGAAAAGCGGGAGTATGAGATTACCGGGGATCCGAAGCTGCTGCAATCAGCAGAAGAATGGAAAAAAACGGAATATAAACTGTTCGGGGATGCTGATGTAGGGCATGTGGTCGGTTCATATGAACAGGGTATTATGCAGGAAGCTTTCCCGGATAAACCTATACGCAATATCCCTCTGTATCTTTATGAAAAGCTGCCGGAAAATATTGGAAAAGATTTCTCGAAAAGAAAAGATCTGTTGTATGTTGGCGGGTTTAATCATCACCCGAATGTTGATGCTGTTGTCTGGTTTGCTCACGAAGTGTTCCCTAAAGTGCTCGAGAAGTATCCTGATATGATCTGGCATCTGGTGGGAGGACATTTAACAAAAGAAGTAGAGGAACTGGCAAGCGATCACATTATCATCCATGGTTTTATCTCAGATGAAGAACTGGAAAATATGTATCGTACCTGCAGAATGGCTGTTGTTCCGTTACGTTATGGCGCCGGTGTAAAAGGAAAGGTAATTGAAGCAAACTATTATCAGATACCCCTTGTAACAACACCAATCGGAGCAGAAGGAATCAGTCTGGAAGAAAATTCCATGGTGATTGAAGAAGACGCAGACAGAATGGCAGAAATGATATGTTCACTATATGACAATCAGGCAAAGCTGAAAGAGTTGTCTGATAATTGTGAGAAGCTGATCAGAAATCATTATATGCTGGATGAAGCGGAGAGAATTATCAGAATGGATTTTCAGCCGTAA
- a CDS encoding sulfatase-like hydrolase/transferase: MGSEEFWFSFNEILLPFAVLIVASLIIILGLLMVLPTKGYHVVMAIIIAVSALLLLQALFLPNDYGSLNGEVIDWSQYSGRLVYNTAIWIVVIVGAVFWAFRNWQSFRKVMQFTAVILLVLQTAILVTAGITHPEDHGEAAAKEVYLTTEDLYTVSSDRNTIVFILDAFDSQLMCDLIEEHPEEIKSSFEDFTFYHNTNGGATRTKFAIPYILTGKTNDNGGSYMNYLAESFQKAPLFQELRKGHYHSGIYTEYGYVDCSQTEAIDNLSSGGQMKAVSQWGLCQSLMKMVLFKQAAHILKPVFWMYSFELAQWRGGNGNTEAVPYKLNDIQFYQHLQTEGISAEKKEPVFRFVHMMGAHGPYTMNEDIQKIPHEQGSIKQQGLGSLRIIAEYIKQLKMLDVYDRTNIFVLADHGNREYVHPSYEQNPLLMVREAGKSKPFSISEIRLSFQDLSAMLAESLKSVPNIEEKYQTEGTRYFYVGSTTNNGYTITEYASEGNAYDTDSYYLTGKVYSPAEENSTDYKLGEEILFGDRYGAPAQRYMINGFSYIDPDYVWSSEKEVEFGFKLGDIKDNLLLTIEYHAVMNGFQRCYLYADDQMIGSFSTTKADVRKFIIPGECVKEGMLNIRMDLPDCYNPVTHGTGVDNRNLGLGFYSIQIDSTDEVYEPEKQLTIHKYDLGQEIVFGKDGNMSDYAIGGISEDHWTSGKKAWIQLEEVSADTALTLIMEYNTYKDQQHVIICANGEQIADYTAVGSEQKEMVIPQALLKNGSLTLEINLPDARKPDNGDQRELGLWMRRIVLRKAEEKKE; encoded by the coding sequence ATGGGCAGTGAGGAATTCTGGTTTTCATTCAATGAAATATTACTGCCTTTTGCGGTATTAATTGTTGCTTCTCTGATAATCATTCTGGGACTGTTGATGGTTCTTCCTACAAAAGGATACCATGTTGTCATGGCGATTATTATAGCAGTCAGTGCATTGCTGTTGCTGCAGGCACTTTTCCTTCCGAATGATTATGGTTCCCTGAATGGAGAGGTGATCGATTGGAGCCAGTATTCAGGTCGGCTGGTTTATAATACGGCCATTTGGATTGTTGTGATTGTGGGAGCGGTATTCTGGGCTTTTCGGAATTGGCAAAGTTTCCGGAAAGTAATGCAGTTTACAGCTGTGATTCTATTAGTGCTTCAGACAGCGATTCTGGTTACAGCAGGAATCACTCATCCCGAAGATCATGGAGAAGCGGCAGCGAAAGAAGTATATTTGACAACAGAGGATCTCTATACAGTTTCTTCAGATCGGAATACGATTGTTTTTATTCTGGATGCATTTGATTCACAGTTGATGTGTGATTTGATAGAAGAGCACCCTGAAGAGATTAAGTCATCGTTTGAGGATTTTACCTTCTATCATAATACCAATGGTGGAGCGACACGAACTAAATTTGCCATTCCATATATTTTGACCGGGAAGACGAATGATAACGGTGGATCATATATGAATTACCTGGCGGAAAGCTTTCAAAAAGCTCCGCTTTTTCAGGAACTGAGGAAGGGCCATTATCATTCCGGGATATATACAGAATATGGATATGTAGACTGTAGTCAGACGGAGGCAATTGACAATCTTTCGTCTGGTGGACAGATGAAGGCTGTTTCGCAATGGGGACTTTGCCAGAGCTTGATGAAGATGGTGTTGTTTAAGCAAGCTGCACATATTCTTAAGCCGGTATTCTGGATGTATAGCTTTGAATTGGCTCAATGGCGCGGGGGAAATGGAAACACCGAAGCGGTTCCGTACAAATTGAACGATATTCAATTTTACCAGCATCTTCAGACAGAAGGTATATCAGCTGAAAAAAAAGAGCCCGTGTTCCGTTTTGTTCATATGATGGGAGCGCATGGCCCTTATACCATGAATGAAGATATACAGAAGATTCCGCACGAGCAAGGGAGCATCAAGCAGCAAGGGCTTGGGTCGCTCCGTATAATTGCTGAATATATCAAGCAACTTAAAATGCTTGATGTATATGACAGAACAAATATTTTTGTCTTGGCTGATCACGGAAATAGAGAATATGTTCATCCGAGCTATGAGCAAAATCCTCTGCTTATGGTTCGAGAGGCTGGAAAGTCAAAACCATTTTCCATATCTGAAATCAGGCTAAGTTTTCAAGATCTTTCAGCTATGTTGGCAGAGTCGCTGAAGTCTGTGCCAAATATTGAAGAGAAATATCAAACCGAAGGTACCCGGTACTTCTATGTTGGAAGCACAACTAACAATGGATATACCATCACAGAATATGCATCTGAAGGAAACGCATATGATACAGATAGTTATTACTTGACTGGAAAAGTGTATTCTCCAGCAGAGGAAAACAGTACCGATTACAAATTGGGAGAGGAAATTCTGTTTGGAGATAGGTATGGTGCTCCTGCACAAAGATACATGATCAATGGTTTTTCATATATTGACCCAGACTATGTTTGGTCTAGCGAAAAAGAAGTCGAGTTTGGTTTTAAACTGGGCGATATTAAAGACAATCTGCTGTTGACCATAGAATACCATGCAGTGATGAATGGCTTTCAGCGGTGTTATTTGTATGCAGATGATCAAATGATTGGAAGCTTTTCCACAACGAAAGCAGATGTAAGGAAATTCATTATTCCTGGGGAGTGCGTTAAAGAAGGAATGCTGAACATTCGAATGGATCTGCCGGATTGCTATAATCCTGTGACCCATGGTACCGGGGTAGATAACCGGAATCTGGGTTTGGGTTTTTATAGTATACAGATTGACAGCACCGATGAAGTTTATGAGCCAGAGAAACAGTTGACGATCCATAAGTATGATTTGGGTCAAGAGATTGTTTTCGGGAAAGACGGAAACATGTCCGATTATGCAATCGGTGGGATCAGTGAAGATCATTGGACATCAGGGAAAAAAGCATGGATCCAGTTAGAAGAAGTATCTGCTGATACGGCTCTTACGCTTATAATGGAATACAATACATATAAAGATCAGCAGCATGTAATTATTTGTGCGAATGGGGAGCAGATAGCAGATTATACTGCTGTTGGAAGCGAACAAAAAGAGATGGTTATTCCGCAAGCACTGTTGAAGAATGGGTCGCTGACGCTGGAAATCAATCTGCCGGATGCTAGAAAGCCAGATAATGGGGATCAGCGTGAATTGGGATTATGGATGCGACGGATCGTGTTGAGGAAAGCAGAGGAAAAGAAGGAGTAA